From a single Phocoena sinus isolate mPhoSin1 chromosome 1, mPhoSin1.pri, whole genome shotgun sequence genomic region:
- the SLC30A1 gene encoding zinc transporter 1, with protein MGCWGRNRGRLLCMLMLTFMFMVLEVVVSRVTSSLAMLSDSFHMLSDVLALVVALVAERFAQRTHATQKNTFGWIRAEVMGALVNAIFLTGLCFAILLEAIERFLEPHEMQQPLVVLGVGVAGLVVNVLGLCLFHHHSGFGNDSGHGHSHGGHSHGLPKGGRGKSTRTGGSDNRAPGEQGPDQEETNILVANSSNSNGLKLDRTDPEKSRSDAMEVQVNGNLIREPDQVELEDDDDKAGQLNMRGVFLHVFGDALGSVIVVVNALVFYFSWEGCPEGEMCVNPCTPDPCKAFVELINSTHATVYEAGPCWVLYLDPTLCIVMVCILLYTTYPLLKESALILLQTVPKQIDIKNLIKELRDVEGVEEVHELHVWQLAGSRIIATAHIKCEDPTSYMQVAKIIKDVFHNHGIHATTIQPEFASVGSKSSVVPCELACRTQCALKQCCGTRPQAQSGKDAEKAPAVSISCLELSDNLEKQPRRTKVENIPAVVIEIKKMPNKQPESSL; from the exons ATGGGGTGCTGGGGCCGGAACCGGGGCCGGCTGCTGTGCATGCTGATGCTGACCTTCATGTTCATGGTCCTGGAGGTGGTGGTGAGCCGGGTGACTTCGTCGCTGGCGATGCTGTCCGACTCCTTCCACATGCTGTCGGATGTGTTGGCGCTGGTGGTGGCGCTGGTGGCCGAGCGCTTCGCCCAGCGGACCCACGCCACCCAGAAGAACACCTTCGGCTGGATCCGGGCCGAAGTGATGGGGGCTCTGGTGAACGCCATCTTCCTGACCGGCCTCTGCTTCGCCATCCTGCTGGAGGCCATCGAGCGCTTCCTCGAGCCGCACGAGATGCAGCAGCCGCTGGTGGTCCTCGGGGTCGGCGTGGCGGGGCTGGTGGTCAACGTGCTGGGGCTCTGCCTCTTCCACCATCATAGCGGCTTCGGCAACGACTCCGGCCACGGGCACTCGCACGGGGGGCACAGCCACGGCCTCCCCAAGGGGGGCCGCGGCAAGAGCACCCGCACCGGGGGTAGCGACAACAGGGCCCCAGGTGAGCAGGGTCCCGACCAGGAGGAGACCAACATCCTGGTGGCCAATAGCAGCAACTCCAACGGGCTGAAACTGGACCGGACAG atCCAGAGAAGTCCAGAAGTGATGCAATGGAAGTACAAGTGAATGGGAATCTTATCAGAGAACCTGACCAGGTGGAATtggaagatgatgatgataaggCTGGACAGCTTAACATGCGTGGAGTTTTTCTGCATGTCTTTGGAGATGCTTTGGGTTCAGTGATTGTAGTAGTAAATGCCTTAGTCTTTTACTTTTCTTGGGAAGGTTGTCCTGAAGGGGAGATGTGTGTGAACCCATGTACCCCTGACCCCTGCAAAGCATTTGTAGAATTAATTAATAGTACTCATGCAACAGTTTATGAGGCTGGTCCTTGCTGGGTGCTATATTTAGATCCAACTCTTTGTATTGTAATGGTTTGTATACTTCTTTACACAACTTATCCATTACTTAAGGAGTCTGCTCTTATTCTTCTCCAAACTGTTCCTAAACAAATTGATATCAAAAATTTGATAAAAGAACTTCGAGATGTTGAAGGAGTTGAGGAAGTTCATGAATTACATGTTTGGCAACTTGCTGGAAGCAGAATCATTGCCACTGCTCACATAAAATGTGAAGACCCGACATCATACATGCAGGTGGCTAAGATCATTAAAGACGTTTTCCATAATCACGGAATTCATGCTACTACCATTCAGCCTGAATTTGCTAGTGTAGGCTCTAAGTCAAGTGTAGTCCCATGTGAACTTGCCTGCAGAACTCAGTGTGCTTTGAAGCAATGTTGTGGGACACGGCCACAAGCCCAATCTGGAAAGGATGCAGAAAAGGCCCCAGCAGTTAGCATTTCTTGTTTAGAACTTAGTGACAATCTAGAGAAGCAGCCCAGGAGGACTAAAGTTGAAAACATCCCTGCTGTTGtgatagagattaaaaaaatgccAAACAAACAACCTGAATCATCTTTGTGA